The following is a genomic window from Tripterygium wilfordii isolate XIE 37 chromosome 19, ASM1340144v1, whole genome shotgun sequence.
TGTGGCTTCTCTACTGTGGGTCGACTACGATTTCTGGTTTCCCATCTCCATCCTCTGCTTCGACTTCTCTGGTTGGCGCGACTTCGACTGCGGTTTGGCTTCGCATCTTTGATTTCCACTTCTCTGGTTCGCTCAACTTTTCTGGTTGGCGCGACTTCTCTGGTTGGATTATCTGCTTCGAATTCGACTTCGGTTTGTGCTATCTGCTTCGATTTCGACTTCAGGTATCACTTATCACTTATCAGATTCAACATCTTCTCTAATCTAGAATTTTCCCATCCACCCTATTCTTCTCCCCTCTCTGTCGActatgcataatttttttttatattatgctCTGTAGTTATGCCTTTTAATTACAATGAGTTCCAGTGGTAATTCTTCAACCACAGTAGGGAGTAGTACTGATGATACAGATGCTAATTATCCCTTATGGAAGTATGTGACTGTGTTAGAAAGAATTGGGAAAAAGGGAGGAAATGTGAAGTTTGAATGTAAATATTGCCATAAAAGTTATGTGGGATCTTATTCCCGTGTGTTAGCTCATATACTTGAGATCAAGGGACAAGGAATAGCTACTTGCAATTTTGTGACTCCTCAAGTTaaatttgagatgcaagaaCTTACTCACGAAGCTGAACATTTGAAGAGGTCGAAATCTTCGTCTATCCCACTCCCACCTACTTCAAATCCACATGGTGGAATGTCACATATGGGTGGAAGTTCACTTATGCCGGATgttcaattgaaaaaaagaaagggtgTTAATGATTCAGCTGTGGCAAAAGCTTTCAATAACAAAGCTCGAGAACAGTTGAGGGGTGAAATTGCTAGGATGTTCTATTCCTCTGGATTGTCATTTCACTTGGCTAGAAATCCTCACTTTATAAATTCCTACACATTTGCATCCAACAACAACATTGCTGGCTTTATTCCAACCGGTTATAATGCATTGAGGACTACACTCCTTCAGAGGGAGAGGGCAAATATTGAAAGGTTGTTAATGCCAATCAAAGATAGTTGGAGTGAAAAAGGTGTAAGTATTCTCTATGATGGATGGGGGGATCCTCAAAGAAGGCCACTCATCAATATTATGGCGGTCACAGAGAGTTCTCCAATGTTCTTAAGAGCTGTCAATTGTGAAGGTGAAATTAAAGACAGGTTCTTCATTGCCAATTTGTTGAAAGAGGCAATAATGGAAGTTGGACCGAGAAGTGTGGTTCAAGTTGTTACGGATAATGCCCCGGTATGCAAGTCCGCAAGGTTGATCATTGAGTCACAATTTCCTCACATCTTTTGGACACCTTGTGTGGTGCACACTTTAAATCTTGCTTTGAAGAATATTTGTGCACCCAAGAATACCGAAGCTAACCAAGTTGCTTATCATGAGTGTCGTTGGATTAGTGAACTTGCAGAGGATGCGGTGCTGGTGAAGAATTTTATCTCCAATCATTCTATGAGAGTAGCTTTGTTCAATAGATTTGTGCCTTTAAAATTGCTCTCTGTTGCTGAAACCAGATTTGCTTCTGTGATTGTGAAGTTGAAAAGGTTTAAGCTTATCAAGCGTGGTCTGAAAGAGTTGGTTATCTCTGATGAATGGGAAGCATATAGAGAAGATGATGTTGGAAAGGCTCAAAATGTGAAGGAAATAATTTTGAATGATCTTTGGTGGGACAAAGTTGAGAGTCATTTCTTTCACTAATCCAATATATGAGATGCTTCGGTGTGCTAACACAGACAAGCCTACACTTCATTTGATCTATGATATGTGGGATTCCATGATTGAGGGAGTGAAGGCATCTATATACTGCTTTGAAGGAAAGGAGCTTACCGAAGAATCAAGCTTTTATTCCATTGTTCATTCCATTCTAGTTGGTAGATGGAACAAGAGTAATACTTCATTACATTGCTTGGCACATTCTTTAAATTCAaggtaaatttcttttttctaagaTTACAAATTCCATTATTCAAATGTCTTAGATTATCTgtgacttttttttataaatttccatTCTATTTTATAGGTATTATAGTAAGGAATGGATTAATGGTACTCCAAATCGTGTTCCTCCACATAAGGATCAGGAAATTTCACATGAGAGGAACAAATGCTTGATGAGTATTTCCCAAATGATGAAGAAAGGACTAAGGTAACCGTGGAATTTGCTAATTTCTCTGCCTTTATGGGTATTTTTTCATCATATGATTCTATGAAGGATCGAGCATCACTTGATCCAAAAGCATGGTGGGTTATATATGGGGCTTCCACTCCTAGTTTACAATCACTAGCGCTGAAAGTACTTGGTCAaccctcatcttcatcttgTTCAGAGCGAAATTGGAGTACATATTCCTTCATTCATTCCATGAGAAGGAATAAGATAGTACCACAACGTGCTGAAGATTTAGTGTTTGTACACACTAATCTTCGTCTACTAT
Proteins encoded in this region:
- the LOC119985698 gene encoding uncharacterized protein LOC119985698; the encoded protein is MSSSGNSSTTVGSSTDDTDANYPLWKYVTVLERIGKKGGNVKFECKYCHKSYVGSYSRVLAHILEIKGQGIATCNFVTPQVKFEMQELTHEAEHLKRSKSSSIPLPPTSNPHGGMSHMGGSSLMPDVQLKKRKGVNDSAVAKAFNNKAREQLRGEIARMFYSSGLSFHLARNPHFINSYTFASNNNIAGFIPTGYNALRTTLLQRERANIERLLMPIKDSWSEKGVSILYDGWGDPQRRPLINIMAVTESSPMFLRAVNCEGEIKDRFFIANLLKEAIMEVGPRSVVQVVTDNAPVCKSARLIIESQFPHIFWTPCVVHTLNLALKNICAPKNTEANQVAYHECRWISELAEDAVLV